One window of the Pantoea cypripedii genome contains the following:
- a CDS encoding MerR family transcriptional regulator — protein sequence MRYTTDEVCRLTHLCPEILRNWHRNNLIKIDLTQQVSDACLNDIRVIKALTSSGDTLEEIQQLLNDSWRYRPSGWPIRQRELRALIDNHSRFAINAHLRKLTRTYCFYDLTKYLFIPLIHQPASAINHLENHQFAVATIRELACITQYPCTVQKRLKSLQQPAFSFHGSLGLKTNEFNSHRVNNPGTVNRVTTVLPG from the coding sequence ATGCGATATACAACAGATGAAGTGTGCCGACTAACCCATCTCTGCCCTGAGATTTTACGTAACTGGCATAGAAATAACCTGATTAAAATAGATTTAACACAACAGGTTAGTGATGCCTGTCTTAATGATATCCGTGTAATTAAAGCACTGACATCATCTGGCGATACGCTGGAAGAAATTCAACAACTTCTCAATGATTCATGGCGTTACCGCCCCAGCGGTTGGCCGATCAGGCAGAGAGAACTGCGGGCATTAATAGACAATCATAGCCGCTTCGCTATTAATGCCCACCTGAGAAAACTGACCAGGACTTATTGTTTTTATGACTTAACAAAATATTTGTTTATCCCGTTGATTCATCAACCTGCTTCTGCAATAAATCATCTGGAGAACCACCAATTTGCTGTCGCAACGATCAGAGAGTTGGCCTGTATTACCCAATACCCCTGTACAGTCCAGAAAAGATTGAAATCCTTACAGCAACCGGCATTTTCATTTCACGGTAGCCTGGGATTAAAAACGAATGAGTTTAATTCTCACCGGGTTAATAATCCTGGCACAGTTAATCGTGTGACTACTGTTTTACCGGGCTAA
- the mdcC gene encoding malonate decarboxylase acyl carrier protein: MEHITLSYPSSRTLSGKALAGVVGSGDMEVLFTADDKNVLNIAITTSVNNSQARWEALFNRLAQLTDLPAGQLVIHDFGATPGVARIRIEQVFEEVAHA; the protein is encoded by the coding sequence ATGGAACACATAACGTTGTCATACCCGTCCAGCCGCACGCTCAGCGGTAAGGCGCTGGCGGGGGTTGTGGGATCGGGTGATATGGAAGTGCTGTTTACGGCTGACGATAAAAACGTCCTGAATATTGCGATCACCACATCGGTAAACAACAGTCAGGCGCGCTGGGAAGCGCTGTTTAACCGCCTGGCGCAGCTCACTGATTTGCCTGCGGGCCAGCTGGTGATTCATGACTTTGGCGCTACACCGGGTGTCGCACGTATCCGTATTGAACAGGTGTTTGAGGAGGTCGCTCATGCGTAA
- a CDS encoding LysR family transcriptional regulator, with product MTFEQVARSGSFSAAARVMKRSQSSVNMAMSNLEDEFNLSLFVRTPRQISLTPEGNTLREYIKTILEQCNALEQRVSAFNIETEAHVSLAIEVPYKTVAAVLYEFAMHFPEVDIHVREPFQGDVEAMVRKNEVDVGISMSRPVDSDAIEFAQLGKLVMVHVVSSEHPLAQRLPVSFADLHRWRHITFGEHQKTIPSTEYLGSPLVWRVESYNAMIDAALAGLGWASVPRIFVQRELETGVLTELRQKEYPHTDWIVGVDLLWSRKKRAGRAMSWLIDRLLKNKIIEKDHAGNSTTL from the coding sequence ATGACCTTCGAACAAGTCGCGAGGTCCGGTTCATTTTCAGCGGCCGCCCGCGTGATGAAGCGCTCACAATCTTCGGTCAATATGGCGATGAGCAATCTTGAAGACGAATTTAACCTCAGCCTGTTTGTCCGTACGCCCCGCCAGATAAGCCTTACCCCGGAAGGCAACACCTTGCGTGAGTACATCAAAACTATTCTGGAGCAATGCAATGCACTGGAGCAGCGTGTCAGTGCCTTCAACATTGAAACCGAAGCGCATGTCAGCCTGGCGATCGAAGTTCCCTATAAGACGGTCGCCGCCGTGCTATACGAATTTGCTATGCATTTTCCCGAGGTGGATATCCATGTCCGGGAACCCTTTCAGGGTGATGTAGAAGCAATGGTGCGGAAAAATGAAGTGGATGTCGGTATCTCCATGTCGCGTCCGGTGGACAGCGATGCCATTGAGTTCGCCCAGTTAGGCAAGCTTGTCATGGTGCACGTGGTCAGTTCAGAACATCCGCTCGCGCAACGGTTGCCGGTGTCGTTTGCCGATTTGCACCGCTGGCGACATATCACCTTTGGCGAACATCAGAAAACTATCCCCAGCACCGAATATCTCGGCAGCCCGCTGGTCTGGCGTGTCGAGAGTTACAATGCAATGATCGATGCGGCCCTTGCCGGACTCGGCTGGGCTTCGGTTCCACGCATTTTTGTCCAGCGCGAACTGGAGACAGGGGTATTAACTGAGCTACGGCAAAAGGAGTATCCGCATACGGACTGGATTGTCGGAGTAGACCTGTTGTGGTCGCGAAAAAAACGCGCCGGACGCGCCATGAGTTGGTTAATTGATCGGTTACTTAAAAATAAAATTATCGAAAAAGATCATGCCGGAAATAGCACTACCCTTTGA
- a CDS encoding nucleoside deaminase yields the protein MLNDYDIEFIRLSNEVGRRAIALGKHPFGAVLVAPDNKTVLLTQCNIDSVNHAESTLARNAATNFSPEYLWQCTLYTAVEPCCMCAGTLYWANIGRVVYGMSEARLLECTGSHEENPTMSLAASEVFAHGQKDIRLIGPIPALEAEIFGLQQSFWQKR from the coding sequence ATGCTTAATGATTATGATATTGAATTTATCCGCTTATCCAATGAGGTGGGCAGACGTGCGATTGCGCTGGGAAAACACCCGTTTGGTGCGGTACTGGTGGCGCCAGACAATAAAACCGTGCTGCTGACACAATGCAATATCGATAGCGTGAACCATGCGGAATCGACCCTGGCGCGTAACGCGGCGACAAATTTTTCTCCGGAGTATTTGTGGCAATGCACGCTTTATACCGCAGTCGAACCCTGCTGTATGTGTGCCGGGACCCTCTATTGGGCGAACATCGGGCGGGTGGTGTACGGCATGAGCGAAGCGCGCTTGCTGGAATGCACTGGCAGCCATGAAGAAAACCCAACCATGAGCCTGGCAGCGAGTGAAGTTTTTGCGCATGGGCAGAAAGATATACGCCTTATTGGGCCGATCCCGGCGCTGGAAGCCGAAATCTTTGGTTTACAACAATCATTCTGGCAGAAAAGATAA
- the mdcE gene encoding biotin-independent malonate decarboxylase subunit gamma, which produces MSAMNSRGELWFNQLTAGAERMSGLCPSVLAADADGVRYIAVIPDAHNRYPRAAKGEVGLLEGWTLAKVVHQTIAADADKPTKRPIVAVIDVPSQAYGRREEAFGIHQALAGAAGAYAQARLAGHPVIGLIVGKAMSGAFLAHGYQANRLIAFNDAGVLVHAMGKESAARITLRTVEALEKLAATVPPMAYDISNYATLGLLSSLLNIADPDAPSASDLQRVRDTLAAAIEDARRDPRRGSGEVAANRQASAQVRERMRAAW; this is translated from the coding sequence ATGAGCGCAATGAACAGCCGTGGTGAACTGTGGTTTAACCAGCTGACTGCCGGAGCAGAAAGAATGTCGGGCCTGTGCCCATCGGTGCTGGCAGCTGATGCTGACGGTGTCCGTTATATCGCCGTGATCCCGGATGCGCACAATCGTTACCCGCGCGCCGCCAAAGGCGAGGTAGGGCTACTGGAAGGCTGGACGCTGGCGAAAGTGGTGCATCAGACCATCGCCGCCGATGCCGACAAGCCGACCAAACGCCCGATTGTCGCGGTGATTGATGTTCCCAGCCAGGCGTATGGCCGCCGTGAAGAAGCCTTTGGTATCCACCAGGCGCTGGCGGGTGCGGCAGGTGCCTATGCCCAGGCCCGTCTGGCCGGACACCCGGTCATCGGGTTGATCGTCGGTAAGGCAATGTCCGGGGCGTTTCTGGCGCACGGGTATCAGGCCAATCGTCTGATTGCCTTCAATGATGCCGGTGTGTTGGTGCATGCGATGGGTAAAGAATCTGCCGCCCGTATCACGCTGCGTACCGTCGAAGCGCTGGAAAAACTGGCGGCGACCGTGCCGCCGATGGCCTACGACATCAGCAATTACGCCACCCTGGGCCTGCTTTCTTCTCTGCTGAACATTGCCGACCCGGATGCACCGAGCGCGAGTGACCTCCAGCGGGTGCGCGACACCCTGGCCGCCGCGATTGAGGATGCACGCCGTGATCCACGCCGTGGTTCCGGTGAGGTAGCCGCCAATCGTCAGGCTTCAGCGCAGGTACGCGAACGTATGCGCGCCGCCTGGTAA
- a CDS encoding AEC family transporter has translation MTYVILHALAPIFVIMLLGFWAGKAGMVDNKNVSLLNIFVMDFALPAALFSATVQTPWSGIVAQMPLIVVLTLAMWIAYAALYFIAVGVFKKSPQDAAVLTLTVALPNYAALGLPILGSVVGEGSTTSLSVAVSIACGSVLMTPFCLLILEREKARAAGETQRSTLAMLPVLMWRSVKKPIVWGPLLGVVLSAFGVKMPDLLLASIKPLGLSATAAALFLTGVILSARKLKINTMVISSTVTKLLIQPAIAWGIVLAFGLHGTVAVTAILMIALSAGFFGVVFGNRFGVQSPDAEAVLLLSSLLSILSLPLFISLTAGI, from the coding sequence ATGACTTACGTGATTCTTCATGCCCTTGCACCCATTTTTGTCATCATGCTGTTGGGTTTCTGGGCTGGCAAAGCCGGGATGGTCGATAACAAGAACGTCTCGTTACTCAATATTTTTGTGATGGATTTTGCCTTACCGGCGGCGCTGTTCAGTGCCACGGTGCAAACTCCCTGGAGTGGTATCGTTGCGCAGATGCCGTTGATTGTGGTGCTGACCCTGGCAATGTGGATTGCCTATGCGGCGCTGTATTTCATTGCGGTTGGCGTGTTTAAAAAGTCTCCGCAGGATGCGGCCGTACTGACGCTGACCGTCGCGCTGCCCAACTATGCCGCGCTCGGATTGCCGATTCTCGGCAGCGTAGTGGGCGAAGGTTCTACGACTTCGCTATCGGTGGCGGTTTCCATCGCCTGTGGATCCGTGCTGATGACGCCGTTCTGTCTGCTGATCCTCGAACGTGAGAAAGCGCGTGCTGCCGGTGAAACACAACGTTCAACGCTGGCTATGCTGCCGGTACTGATGTGGCGTTCAGTGAAAAAACCGATTGTCTGGGGACCGTTGCTGGGTGTGGTGCTGTCAGCATTTGGTGTGAAAATGCCTGACCTGCTGCTGGCGTCGATTAAGCCGCTGGGCCTGTCAGCCACCGCTGCTGCCTTGTTCCTGACCGGGGTGATCCTCTCGGCGCGTAAACTGAAAATCAACACCATGGTGATCAGCTCCACCGTCACGAAGTTGCTGATTCAACCGGCGATAGCCTGGGGAATTGTGCTGGCCTTTGGTCTACACGGCACCGTCGCGGTCACTGCGATTCTGATGATTGCGCTTTCCGCCGGTTTCTTTGGCGTGGTATTTGGCAACCGTTTTGGCGTGCAGTCGCCGGATGCGGAAGCGGTGCTGTTGCTTAGCTCGCTGCTGTCGATTCTGTCGCTGCCGCTGTTTATCTCTTTAACCGCAGGAATCTGA
- a CDS encoding fimbrial protein translates to MANKVTKTCLSLIMSASLVSGFAYSASDNTISFQGEVTAETCSVTVNGNTTSPVVLMPTVSTTDLAASGDTAGETTFTMGLTGCTGDSTASTSVSTVFVGNNVSSTGNLTNTGTAQNVEVQILDPQDAVIDLTDGYTASGDLTLATGETESSANYSVQYYATGVPTAGTVVASLQYAVSYQ, encoded by the coding sequence ATGGCTAACAAAGTAACGAAAACATGTTTGTCACTGATCATGAGCGCAAGTCTGGTTTCGGGTTTTGCGTATTCAGCCTCTGATAACACCATCAGTTTCCAGGGCGAAGTCACCGCTGAGACTTGCTCCGTCACCGTCAATGGCAACACCACGTCACCGGTTGTACTGATGCCAACAGTAAGTACCACTGATTTAGCGGCCAGTGGTGATACTGCCGGTGAAACCACCTTCACCATGGGCCTGACCGGTTGTACTGGAGACTCAACGGCATCAACCAGCGTATCAACCGTTTTTGTCGGTAATAACGTCAGTTCAACCGGCAACCTGACCAACACCGGAACCGCGCAAAATGTTGAAGTTCAGATTCTGGACCCGCAAGACGCGGTGATTGACCTGACTGACGGATACACCGCCAGCGGCGACCTCACCCTGGCTACGGGTGAAACCGAATCCAGCGCCAACTATAGCGTCCAATATTACGCTACAGGCGTGCCTACAGCAGGTACGGTTGTCGCTTCACTCCAGTATGCAGTGAGCTATCAGTAA
- the mdcA gene encoding malonate decarboxylase subunit alpha, whose protein sequence is MSSGQNTPRVWNTRRIEKQRRLASVPVAGKVLPGDQLVEMLERLISSGDRVVLEGNNQKQADFLSRMLAQVNPAKVNNLHMIMPSVGRSEHLDIFEKGIARKLDFSFAGTQSLRISQLLEDNILEIGAIHTYIELYSRLYVDLAPNVALIAGYKADRKGNLYTGPSTEDTPALVEAAAFHDGIVIAQVNELVDDECDLPRVDIPGSWIDYVVVADKPFFIEPLFTRDPRLIKQEHILMAMMAIKGIYAEHQVQSLNHGIGFNTAAIELLLPTYGEQLGLKGKICKHWTLNPHPTLIPAIESGWVESVHCFGGELGMEEYIRARPDIFFTGADGSMRSNRAMCQLAGQYAVDMFIGSTLQVDGSGNSSTVTRGRLAGFGGAPNMGHDPHGRRHATPAWLAMINEPDPLQRGRKLVVQMVETFQAGVKPTFVEKLDAVEVAKSAGMPLAPVMIYGDDVTHVLTEEGIAYLYRATSLEERRAMVAAVAGITDIGLGVDAKRVTELRRSGKVVFPEDIGIRRSDATRSLLAAGSVADLVEWSDGLYNPPAKFRSW, encoded by the coding sequence ATGTCATCAGGACAGAATACGCCACGTGTCTGGAATACGCGGCGCATCGAAAAACAGCGGAGACTGGCATCCGTACCGGTAGCGGGCAAAGTGCTTCCGGGCGATCAACTGGTAGAAATGCTTGAACGGCTGATTTCATCAGGTGACCGGGTGGTGCTGGAGGGGAATAACCAGAAACAGGCCGATTTCCTCTCCCGCATGCTGGCGCAGGTCAATCCCGCTAAGGTCAACAATCTGCATATGATCATGCCGAGTGTTGGTCGCAGTGAGCACCTGGATATTTTTGAAAAGGGCATCGCCCGTAAACTCGATTTCTCCTTTGCCGGTACGCAAAGCTTACGTATCTCCCAGTTGCTGGAAGATAACATTCTCGAAATCGGTGCCATTCATACCTATATAGAGTTGTACTCGCGTCTGTATGTCGATTTAGCGCCCAACGTCGCGCTGATTGCCGGTTACAAAGCTGACCGCAAAGGCAACCTGTACACCGGCCCCAGCACCGAAGATACCCCGGCGCTGGTGGAAGCCGCCGCCTTCCACGATGGCATCGTCATTGCTCAGGTGAATGAACTGGTGGATGACGAATGCGATCTGCCACGCGTTGATATACCCGGTTCGTGGATTGACTACGTGGTGGTGGCAGACAAGCCTTTCTTTATCGAACCGTTGTTTACCCGCGACCCACGGCTGATTAAACAGGAACATATCCTGATGGCGATGATGGCCATCAAGGGCATCTACGCCGAGCATCAGGTGCAGTCACTTAACCACGGTATCGGTTTCAACACGGCGGCGATTGAGCTACTGCTGCCAACCTACGGCGAACAACTCGGCCTGAAAGGCAAAATCTGTAAACACTGGACCCTCAACCCGCACCCCACGCTGATTCCCGCTATCGAAAGTGGCTGGGTGGAAAGTGTGCACTGCTTCGGTGGTGAACTGGGGATGGAAGAGTACATCCGTGCGCGTCCCGATATTTTCTTCACCGGTGCTGACGGTTCCATGCGTTCCAACCGTGCCATGTGCCAGCTTGCCGGGCAGTACGCGGTCGATATGTTTATTGGTTCCACCTTGCAGGTGGATGGTTCAGGTAACTCCTCCACCGTTACCCGTGGCCGTCTCGCGGGCTTTGGTGGCGCACCTAACATGGGCCACGATCCACATGGCCGTCGTCACGCCACACCGGCATGGCTGGCGATGATCAACGAGCCAGATCCGCTCCAGCGTGGTCGTAAGCTGGTGGTGCAGATGGTAGAAACCTTCCAGGCCGGGGTGAAACCGACCTTTGTAGAAAAACTGGATGCGGTTGAGGTGGCGAAGAGTGCCGGTATGCCGCTGGCTCCGGTGATGATCTATGGCGATGACGTCACCCATGTGCTGACGGAAGAGGGTATCGCTTACCTGTATCGCGCCACCAGCCTTGAAGAACGTCGGGCGATGGTGGCGGCGGTGGCGGGTATCACCGATATCGGCCTGGGTGTGGATGCGAAACGCGTTACCGAACTGCGTCGCAGCGGCAAAGTGGTGTTCCCGGAAGACATCGGTATTCGCCGTTCGGATGCCACCCGTTCCCTGCTGGCGGCGGGTAGCGTTGCTGACCTGGTTGAATGGTCAGATGGCCTTTATAACCCGCCCGCTAAATTCCGGAGCTGGTAA
- a CDS encoding triphosphoribosyl-dephospho-CoA synthase produces the protein MKRLSPTPVEHRLQWLAQVATDCLIEEVNLTPKPGLVDRRGSGAHHDLTLALMEQSARSLTPTFYALAQQSWQRPADIALRETIGQLGREGERHMMMATAGVNTHRGAIWALGLLVSACAMQAGAGNPQRICELAAQLATLPDRAAPKTFSKGLRVVHRFRVPGAREEAQQGFPHITRLALPQLQASRRNGADETAARIDALMAILTSLTDTCVLHRAGLPALRALQNGARQVLAAGGYAQPAGRRALEKLDNAMLGFNASPGGAADLLAATLFLDRITGAHALPLNE, from the coding sequence ATGAAACGACTCTCACCCACACCGGTTGAACATCGTCTGCAATGGCTGGCGCAGGTGGCGACCGATTGCCTGATTGAAGAAGTGAACCTCACGCCCAAGCCTGGGCTGGTTGATCGTCGCGGTAGCGGTGCACATCACGATCTCACGCTGGCATTGATGGAGCAATCCGCCCGCAGCCTGACTCCGACTTTCTACGCGCTGGCGCAGCAAAGCTGGCAACGTCCGGCGGATATCGCTCTGCGGGAAACCATCGGGCAACTGGGGCGTGAAGGTGAGAGACACATGATGATGGCGACCGCCGGGGTGAATACGCATCGGGGTGCCATCTGGGCGCTGGGATTGCTGGTCAGTGCCTGCGCCATGCAGGCAGGGGCGGGCAACCCTCAGCGCATCTGTGAACTGGCCGCTCAGCTGGCAACCTTGCCGGATCGCGCCGCGCCAAAAACCTTCAGCAAAGGCTTACGGGTGGTGCATCGCTTCCGGGTTCCCGGTGCGCGCGAAGAAGCGCAGCAGGGCTTTCCCCATATCACCCGACTGGCGCTGCCGCAGTTGCAGGCCAGCCGACGTAACGGGGCCGATGAAACGGCGGCGCGCATTGATGCGCTGATGGCCATTCTGACTTCTCTGACCGATACCTGCGTATTGCATCGGGCCGGGTTGCCAGCGCTGCGCGCTCTGCAGAACGGCGCGCGTCAGGTCCTGGCCGCCGGGGGTTATGCGCAACCGGCAGGGCGCAGGGCGCTGGAAAAACTGGATAACGCGATGCTGGGGTTCAACGCCTCACCGGGCGGGGCCGCCGATTTACTGGCCGCCACCTTGTTTCTTGACCGGATCACGGGCGCTCACGCATTGCCACTCAATGAATAA
- a CDS encoding malonate decarboxylase holo-ACP synthase, which produces MNFAARPHDLLWLRHDAALLGVTEPWVAELWNHQQPVVVRRDVMKDGLIPVGVRGQARHQRAAAWVAPHDVMHIISPEMLVVPAKLNDHPTVQALVMLRQQPWPWEWGVTGSTGFALATALPVLHRDSDLDLLIRAPQPRQPVDFARWQQALSLLPCRADTQIETPQGGFALNEWLRSGRVLLKTARGPRLTDNPWAEETP; this is translated from the coding sequence ATGAACTTCGCCGCACGTCCACATGACCTCCTCTGGCTGCGCCATGATGCAGCGCTACTTGGGGTAACAGAACCCTGGGTGGCGGAACTGTGGAACCATCAGCAACCGGTGGTGGTGCGGCGTGATGTGATGAAGGACGGGTTGATCCCGGTTGGCGTGCGCGGTCAGGCACGCCATCAGCGGGCTGCGGCCTGGGTCGCCCCGCATGATGTGATGCACATCATCTCACCAGAAATGCTGGTGGTCCCGGCGAAGTTAAATGACCATCCGACGGTGCAGGCGCTGGTGATGTTGCGCCAGCAGCCCTGGCCGTGGGAATGGGGCGTTACCGGCAGTACCGGCTTCGCACTGGCTACCGCGTTGCCGGTATTACATCGGGATAGTGATTTGGATCTGCTGATTCGTGCACCACAACCCCGGCAGCCAGTAGATTTTGCCCGCTGGCAACAGGCGCTGTCATTGTTGCCCTGTCGCGCTGATACCCAGATTGAAACGCCGCAGGGTGGTTTTGCCCTGAATGAGTGGCTGCGTAGCGGACGGGTATTGCTGAAAACCGCGCGCGGGCCGCGCCTGACGGATAACCCCTGGGCGGAGGAGACGCCATGA
- a CDS encoding biotin-independent malonate decarboxylase subunit beta — protein MRNDSSFIELRARQRALALLDAGSTRELLDPFERVMSPWLEKQGIVPQADDGMVVMKGTRNGKPTVVVAIEGTFQGGSMGEVSGAKMAAALELAAEDNRKGIPTQAILCLETGGVRLQEANLGLAAIADIHAAIVDLRRYTPVIGIVAGTVGCFGGMSIAAALCSYLIVTREARLGLNGPQVIEQEAGIEEYDSRDRPFIWSMTGGEIRYQSGLVEALVGDGVNAVQAAVDTAIAQGVPAQHRSDNYAFYLDRLSRFDTQQQASTAVIQQVFAPEVNK, from the coding sequence ATGCGTAACGACAGCAGTTTTATTGAGTTACGGGCGCGGCAACGGGCGCTGGCGTTACTCGACGCAGGCAGCACCCGCGAGTTGCTCGATCCCTTCGAGCGTGTGATGTCGCCGTGGCTGGAAAAGCAGGGCATTGTCCCGCAGGCCGATGATGGCATGGTGGTGATGAAAGGCACCCGCAACGGTAAACCTACCGTGGTGGTGGCTATCGAAGGCACTTTCCAGGGCGGCAGCATGGGCGAAGTGTCCGGGGCTAAAATGGCCGCGGCACTGGAACTGGCTGCCGAAGACAACCGTAAAGGCATTCCGACGCAGGCAATTCTATGCCTCGAAACCGGCGGCGTGCGTTTGCAGGAAGCCAACCTTGGCCTGGCAGCGATTGCCGATATCCATGCCGCCATCGTTGACCTGCGGCGTTACACCCCGGTGATCGGCATCGTTGCCGGTACGGTGGGTTGTTTTGGCGGTATGTCGATTGCCGCAGCGTTGTGCAGCTATTTGATCGTCACCCGCGAAGCACGTCTGGGTCTGAACGGTCCGCAGGTTATCGAGCAGGAGGCCGGGATTGAAGAGTACGACTCGCGCGACCGTCCGTTTATCTGGAGCATGACCGGCGGTGAAATCCGCTATCAAAGCGGATTGGTGGAGGCGCTGGTGGGTGATGGCGTCAATGCGGTGCAGGCTGCGGTGGATACGGCGATCGCGCAGGGCGTACCGGCGCAGCATCGTAGCGACAACTATGCCTTCTATCTGGATCGTTTATCCCGCTTTGATACGCAGCAGCAGGCCAGTACGGCCGTGATTCAACAGGTCTTTGCACCGGAGGTGAACAAATGA
- a CDS encoding LuxR family transcriptional regulator, with translation MKNITREDICCVSCKFGCQLTGEATDLLNRCPLQKIAVWPGRNYFMTKGVLSIVSGQYESVFCRGCIFVDFSARNLRYFTNRNWIDYLRLTKLNIILICDAPMEALALYWKREDQAISTVITGRESLEEIKKSINYSYYGIKGGGKYKGNPLTKDEVRFLDLVVNDRSLISISRELMVDVKKIYNMKDSIRRKTGISLNKLLSR, from the coding sequence ATGAAAAACATAACCAGAGAGGACATTTGCTGCGTCAGTTGTAAGTTTGGTTGTCAGCTTACAGGCGAAGCAACAGACCTGCTTAACCGGTGTCCCCTACAGAAGATCGCCGTATGGCCAGGTAGAAATTACTTCATGACTAAAGGGGTACTTTCGATTGTTAGCGGCCAGTACGAAAGCGTATTTTGCAGAGGGTGTATATTTGTTGATTTTTCAGCAAGGAACCTGCGTTATTTCACCAATAGAAATTGGATAGATTATCTCAGGTTGACAAAACTGAATATTATTCTGATCTGTGACGCCCCTATGGAGGCACTCGCTCTTTATTGGAAACGAGAAGATCAGGCAATCAGCACCGTAATCACTGGTCGGGAAAGTCTTGAAGAAATTAAGAAGTCAATTAATTATTCCTATTACGGCATAAAGGGAGGAGGAAAGTATAAAGGAAATCCGTTAACTAAAGATGAGGTCAGATTTCTCGATCTGGTCGTTAATGATCGATCACTCATTTCGATTTCCAGAGAATTGATGGTCGATGTTAAGAAAATTTATAACATGAAAGACTCTATCCGCAGAAAAACCGGTATCAGTCTTAATAAGCTTCTTTCAAGATAA
- a CDS encoding nucleobase:cation symporter-2 family protein, translating into MESVLNSERADNPLTLRRILTLGFQHVLVMYAGTVTVPLILASVLKLSGSETIVLINACLLTSGLATILQSLGVGRFGARLPLIQGCSFVVLGPMLMVGQQYGITSVFGGAIACGLFTLLVAPIFSQLVRFFPPVVIGCVITLIGISLMPAAAIWLGGGNPDAPDFASVDKLLLGAGTLIITLIFYCMTRGVMRNFSILFGLFCGSALAWVAGMTHFSAVSSAGWLGLSMPFAFGLPEFHFAPILVMCLSMLIVMTETTGNVLLIDKLIGQPTTSRRLADAIRADGLSTLLGGCLNSFPYNAFSQNAGLIMLTKVTSRLVLIAAGAILVGLGVFPKLGAIIAAIPSPVLGGVGILMFGMTISAGIQELKNTDFNNEKNILIIAVSIAVGIVPMAFPAIFHALPPSLKLIFDSGIFLGGFTAVLLNAVLNRQASQTERTHA; encoded by the coding sequence ATGGAAAGCGTGTTAAATAGCGAGCGGGCGGATAACCCATTGACCTTAAGGCGTATTTTGACGCTGGGATTCCAGCATGTATTGGTGATGTATGCAGGTACGGTGACGGTTCCGCTGATTCTGGCATCGGTGCTGAAACTCTCGGGCAGCGAAACCATCGTGTTGATCAATGCCTGTTTACTGACATCGGGCTTAGCCACTATTTTGCAATCGCTGGGGGTAGGGCGTTTCGGTGCGCGCCTGCCTTTAATCCAGGGGTGCTCTTTTGTGGTACTGGGGCCGATGTTGATGGTCGGCCAGCAATATGGCATCACCTCGGTATTTGGTGGCGCGATTGCCTGTGGCTTATTTACCTTACTGGTTGCGCCGATTTTCAGTCAACTGGTGAGGTTTTTCCCTCCGGTAGTGATTGGTTGTGTGATCACCCTAATCGGCATATCGCTAATGCCCGCCGCTGCGATTTGGCTGGGAGGCGGCAATCCGGACGCCCCAGATTTTGCCAGCGTCGATAAGCTGTTGCTCGGTGCCGGAACCTTGATCATTACCCTGATTTTCTACTGCATGACGCGTGGGGTGATGCGTAATTTCAGTATTCTTTTTGGCCTGTTTTGCGGTTCCGCGCTGGCCTGGGTGGCGGGCATGACCCATTTTTCTGCGGTCTCCAGTGCGGGGTGGTTGGGTTTGAGCATGCCATTCGCCTTTGGCCTGCCGGAGTTTCATTTTGCGCCGATACTGGTGATGTGCCTCTCGATGCTGATTGTGATGACGGAAACCACCGGCAATGTTCTGTTAATCGACAAACTGATTGGGCAGCCGACAACCTCACGCCGTCTGGCGGATGCGATTCGCGCTGATGGCTTGTCCACCCTGCTCGGTGGCTGCCTGAACAGCTTTCCCTACAATGCATTTTCGCAAAATGCCGGGCTGATCATGCTGACAAAAGTGACCAGTCGGCTGGTGCTGATTGCGGCGGGAGCCATTCTGGTGGGGCTTGGCGTGTTTCCTAAGCTGGGTGCCATCATTGCCGCCATTCCCAGCCCGGTTTTGGGCGGGGTAGGGATTCTGATGTTTGGTATGACCATCAGCGCCGGGATTCAGGAGCTAAAGAACACGGATTTTAATAATGAAAAGAACATATTAATCATCGCTGTCTCGATTGCGGTGGGGATCGTACCAATGGCTTTTCCGGCAATTTTCCATGCCTTGCCTCCGTCGTTAAAACTGATTTTTGACAGTGGTATTTTCCTTGGCGGCTTCACCGCCGTGCTATTGAACGCGGTACTGAATCGCCAGGCCTCGCAAACGGAGCGCACCCATGCTTAA